Proteins from a single region of Dyadobacter fanqingshengii:
- a CDS encoding 2TM domain-containing protein gives MKNLTNRDAPAQIDPKKGFKIHFLVFLLVVPAIWAVWYWTDRSYPWPLWSTPAWAIGILFHYLGVYVFKRKIS, from the coding sequence ATGAAAAATCTAACTAACCGAGATGCACCAGCACAGATTGACCCTAAAAAGGGTTTCAAAATTCATTTCCTTGTTTTTCTGCTCGTCGTCCCTGCTATATGGGCTGTATGGTATTGGACGGACAGATCCTACCCGTGGCCGCTTTGGTCAACACCTGCCTGGGCAATAGGAATACTCTTCCATTACCTGGGGGTATATGTTTTCAAGCGAAAGATTAGTTAA
- a CDS encoding cupin domain-containing protein produces the protein MNQQKPFRRIVTGHDANGKAIILSEASPERTYMIGGPHGAKFHEVWSTWQSPALIGSRPEDPDETSLVLSPPKGGTRIRVIDFPPEGEEIRNLSKEEAAAKFKSMGGEKASTSGEGAAHPLMHRTQTIDYGIVLEGELTLIVDRGETTAKAGDIIIQRGTNHAWANRSGEPCRVAFILIDGQFTDELQ, from the coding sequence ATGAACCAGCAAAAACCATTCAGACGCATTGTGACGGGTCACGATGCGAACGGGAAAGCTATTATCCTGTCGGAAGCTTCTCCCGAGAGAACCTATATGATCGGCGGCCCCCATGGTGCCAAGTTTCATGAGGTTTGGAGTACGTGGCAGTCCCCGGCATTGATCGGCAGCAGGCCGGAAGATCCCGACGAAACCAGCCTGGTATTGTCGCCACCCAAAGGCGGCACGCGCATCAGGGTTATTGATTTCCCGCCGGAAGGGGAAGAGATCCGGAATCTTAGCAAAGAGGAGGCGGCAGCTAAATTCAAATCTATGGGCGGTGAGAAAGCGTCCACATCCGGAGAGGGTGCCGCACACCCTTTGATGCACCGGACCCAAACGATCGACTATGGGATTGTGTTGGAAGGTGAGCTGACATTGATCGTCGACCGGGGCGAAACAACGGCCAAAGCCGGTGATATCATCATCCAGCGCGGTACCAACCATGCCTGGGCCAACCGGTCGGGCGAACCCTGCCGCGTAGCCTTTATTTTGATTGACGGCCAGTTTACCGATGAATTACAGTAA
- a CDS encoding carboxymuconolactone decarboxylase family protein → MRIKPLPPETLNAELRYVHDEIAGLVGRSQSQVVMIDEQGALLGPFAPMLHFPQFGVPALSFLRTLDMHAALDKAVREVAILTVGGAFGSRFELYAHEIMAEAFGVSPGIIASLAAGGRPQGLTEQETIAHDMAYALVNSRIVPDSTYNHAVHLLGKEGAGELIFLISGYCLIAVILNGFDMPAPERSVS, encoded by the coding sequence ATGCGTATCAAACCTTTACCACCAGAAACACTCAATGCCGAGCTCCGCTATGTGCATGATGAGATCGCCGGTTTAGTGGGCAGGAGCCAAAGTCAGGTCGTAATGATCGATGAGCAGGGTGCATTATTAGGCCCTTTTGCGCCGATGCTACATTTTCCACAGTTTGGTGTCCCGGCTTTGAGCTTTCTCCGGACGCTGGACATGCATGCAGCGCTGGACAAAGCCGTACGGGAAGTGGCAATCCTGACAGTTGGTGGAGCTTTTGGGTCACGGTTTGAGCTGTATGCCCACGAGATCATGGCCGAAGCTTTTGGCGTTTCGCCCGGCATTATCGCCTCACTTGCAGCCGGTGGCCGCCCCCAAGGGTTAACCGAGCAGGAAACCATTGCGCACGACATGGCTTATGCGCTGGTCAACAGCCGTATTGTTCCCGACTCAACTTACAACCATGCGGTGCACCTCCTTGGAAAGGAGGGGGCAGGCGAGCTCATATTTCTCATCAGCGGCTACTGCCTGATCGCCGTGATTTTAAACGGATTCGACATGCCCGCTCCCGAAAGGAGTGTATCATGA
- a CDS encoding efflux RND transporter periplasmic adaptor subunit, with protein MGKRFIFILADIVTCLLVAFLVACSGNEKPQTAHPPASVPVVSLSAGQVTTYHDYPASIEAVANVLIRPQVSGYIDRVLVDEGAFVRKGQTLFKINGLLYREQLNAAIAGMHLAEALLINEQIETDKLKPLVQNKVISDYQLKIAEAALLMAKARLEQSQAAIASAKINLGYTTIQAPVSGYVGRLMKKQGTLVAPSDPAPLTELSDVSQLHVYFSLSEQDFVHFKAQYPGNSLSEKIEHVPEVDLVLSDESIFSQKGKIDIFDGQFDKNTGSITVRASFPNQQGLLRSGNTGKVRLGLHHRDAVLVPAAATLEMQDKVFVFALDEKNKVSKVAIQIVGKSGSSYLVKEGLKAGDRIVMRGMDHLQEGQTIRPEILMTYNNPRSELK; from the coding sequence ATGGGAAAGCGGTTTATATTCATATTAGCTGACATTGTCACTTGTTTGTTAGTTGCCTTTTTGGTGGCCTGTTCCGGTAATGAAAAGCCTCAAACGGCACATCCTCCTGCGAGTGTGCCGGTTGTAAGTCTGAGTGCCGGCCAGGTCACGACTTATCATGATTATCCCGCGAGCATTGAAGCAGTCGCAAATGTCCTGATCAGGCCGCAGGTAAGCGGTTATATTGATCGTGTTTTGGTAGATGAAGGCGCTTTTGTCAGGAAGGGGCAAACGCTTTTCAAGATCAATGGGCTGCTTTATCGCGAGCAGCTGAATGCTGCAATCGCGGGTATGCATCTTGCCGAGGCGTTGCTGATCAATGAGCAAATCGAGACGGATAAACTCAAACCATTGGTACAAAACAAGGTGATATCAGATTATCAGCTCAAAATCGCGGAAGCTGCATTGCTAATGGCCAAAGCGCGGCTCGAACAGTCACAGGCCGCCATTGCGTCGGCCAAAATCAATCTGGGATACACCACTATACAAGCGCCTGTGAGCGGCTATGTGGGACGGTTAATGAAAAAGCAGGGCACACTGGTAGCGCCATCCGATCCCGCTCCTTTGACCGAACTATCGGATGTTTCTCAGCTGCACGTCTACTTTTCGCTGAGCGAGCAGGATTTTGTCCATTTCAAAGCACAATACCCGGGCAATTCATTAAGCGAAAAAATCGAACATGTACCAGAAGTGGATCTTGTTCTCAGTGACGAAAGCATCTTTAGCCAAAAAGGAAAAATAGACATTTTTGACGGTCAGTTTGATAAAAATACCGGTTCGATCACAGTCAGGGCGAGTTTCCCGAACCAACAGGGGTTACTCCGGTCCGGTAACACGGGCAAGGTCAGACTTGGTCTCCATCATCGTGATGCCGTGCTGGTACCTGCGGCGGCGACCCTGGAAATGCAAGACAAAGTGTTTGTATTTGCATTGGATGAAAAAAACAAGGTGAGCAAAGTGGCCATTCAGATTGTGGGCAAAAGCGGCAGCAGTTACCTGGTGAAAGAAGGACTCAAGGCAGGCGACCGGATCGTGATGCGTGGCATGGACCATTTGCAGGAAGGTCAAACCATCCGGCCTGAAATATTGATGACGTATAACAATCCTCGTTCGGAATTAAAATAG